A part of Amycolatopsis lurida genomic DNA contains:
- the hrpA gene encoding ATP-dependent RNA helicase HrpA — protein sequence MASQPSPLGALRARLPELMSRDEHRLRRRLDGARKARNAESLAAQIEADIEAAELRVTRRRDAVPKISFPEELPVSQRKDEIAAAIRDHQVVIVAGETGSGKTTQLPKICLELGRGIRGQIGHTQPRRLAARTVADRIASELNTELGEAVGYKVRFTDHSGQDTLVKLMTDGILLAEIQTDRMLRQYDTLIIDEAHERSLNIDFILGYVKQLLPRRPDLKVIITSATIDPERFSKHFDDAPIVEVSGRTYRVEVRYRPIIDPDDPDADQDRDQTQAICDAVDELQHEGPGDILVFLSGEREIRDAADALSKQDLRNTEILPLYARLSSSDQHRVFQRHTGRRVVLATNVAETSLTVPGIKYVVDPGTARISRYSHRTKVQRLPIEPVSQASANQRKGRCGRTSDGICIRLYSEDDFDARPEFTDPEILRTNLASVILQMTSLGLGDIAAFPFVEPPDRRQVTDGVQLLQELGAFEMSDGKKLTETGRKLAQLPVDPRMARMVLEASRNGCVREVMIIAAALSIQDPRERPAEKQQAADEQHARFTDKTSDFLAYLNLWEYVTEQQKALSTNQFRRMCRNEYLNYLRIREWQDIFSQLRQLAKPLGITLNTDGPADPQRVHTSLIAGLLSHVGLKDPAKGDYLGARGARFSVFPGSALFKKQPRFVMSAELVETSRLWGRVNARIEPEWVEPLAGHVVKRNYSEPHWERKQGAVMALEKVTLYGVPLVADRRVNYGRIDPEVSRELFIRHALVEGDWETRHHFFRENRALLEEVEDLENRARRRDILVDDETLFEFYDQRVPADVVSARHFDSWWKKARHTEPDLLSFEKTMLINETAGGVREADYPDFWTQGSQTFKLTYQFEPGADADGVTVHVPLPVLNQVTPDGFDWQVPGLREELVTQLIKSLPKAIRRNFVPAPDHAKLVLSRVGPADGPLLHVVADELEALRGVVIPDDAWQLSAVPDHLKMTFRVVDVRGKKVSEGKDIDALKRDLSGQVRATISKAADSIEREGLTTPAFGELPKVFASKQRGHDVKAYPALVDEGGSVAVRLLDTPGQQEQSMWAGTRRMLRLNIPSPMKFITRNLGNSSKLVLNRNPHGSVAALLEDCVDCAVDKLVADNGGPRWDEAGFAVLLEKVRAGLNAGVLDVLTNVEKILRAANDVETRLADTRGPKDSLADIRAQLDGLVHKGFVTETGQDRLKHVVRYLRGIERRLEKLPTEPTRDIQRTGDIAWLRNEYQAALDALPPGTSSPALREIRWMIEELRVSFFAQTLGTAHPVSLKRVIKALDDAATSRN from the coding sequence ATGGCTTCTCAACCTTCCCCGCTCGGCGCCCTGCGCGCTCGCCTGCCCGAACTCATGTCGCGCGACGAGCACCGCCTCCGGCGCCGGCTCGACGGTGCCCGGAAAGCGCGCAACGCCGAGTCGCTCGCCGCGCAGATCGAGGCCGACATCGAGGCCGCCGAGCTGCGGGTCACCCGCAGACGCGACGCCGTCCCGAAGATCTCGTTCCCCGAAGAGCTGCCCGTCAGCCAGCGCAAGGACGAGATCGCCGCCGCCATCCGCGACCACCAGGTGGTGATCGTCGCGGGCGAGACCGGGTCCGGGAAGACGACCCAGCTGCCGAAGATCTGTCTCGAACTCGGCCGCGGTATCCGGGGCCAGATCGGGCACACGCAGCCGCGGCGGCTGGCCGCGCGCACGGTCGCCGATCGCATCGCCTCCGAGCTGAACACCGAGCTCGGCGAGGCCGTCGGCTACAAGGTCCGGTTCACCGACCATTCCGGCCAGGACACGCTGGTCAAGCTGATGACCGACGGCATCCTGCTCGCCGAGATCCAGACCGACCGGATGCTGCGCCAGTACGACACGCTGATCATCGACGAGGCGCACGAGCGCAGCCTCAACATCGACTTCATCCTCGGCTACGTCAAGCAGCTCTTGCCGCGCCGCCCCGATCTCAAGGTGATCATCACCTCGGCGACGATCGATCCGGAGCGGTTCTCCAAGCATTTCGACGACGCGCCGATCGTGGAGGTCTCCGGCCGGACGTATCGGGTCGAGGTCCGCTACCGGCCGATCATCGACCCCGACGACCCGGACGCCGATCAGGATCGCGACCAGACGCAGGCCATCTGTGACGCCGTCGACGAACTGCAGCACGAGGGGCCCGGCGACATCCTGGTGTTCCTCTCCGGCGAGCGGGAGATCCGCGACGCCGCGGACGCCCTGTCCAAACAGGACCTCCGCAACACCGAGATCCTCCCGCTGTACGCCCGGCTCTCGTCGTCGGACCAGCATCGGGTGTTCCAGCGCCACACCGGACGCCGCGTCGTGCTCGCGACGAACGTCGCCGAGACCTCGTTGACCGTGCCCGGCATCAAGTACGTCGTCGACCCCGGCACCGCGCGGATCTCGCGCTACAGCCATCGCACCAAGGTGCAGCGGCTGCCGATCGAGCCGGTGTCGCAGGCGTCGGCGAACCAGCGCAAGGGCCGCTGCGGCCGGACGTCCGACGGTATCTGCATCAGGCTGTACTCCGAGGACGACTTCGACGCCCGGCCCGAGTTCACCGATCCGGAGATCCTGCGGACCAACCTCGCGTCGGTCATCCTCCAGATGACCTCGCTCGGCCTCGGCGACATCGCGGCGTTCCCCTTCGTGGAGCCGCCGGATCGCCGTCAGGTCACCGACGGCGTCCAGTTGCTCCAGGAACTCGGCGCGTTCGAGATGTCCGACGGCAAGAAGCTCACCGAGACCGGCCGCAAGCTCGCGCAGCTCCCGGTCGACCCGCGGATGGCGCGCATGGTGCTGGAAGCGTCTCGCAACGGCTGCGTCCGCGAAGTGATGATCATCGCCGCCGCACTGTCCATTCAGGACCCGCGCGAGCGGCCGGCGGAGAAGCAGCAGGCGGCGGACGAGCAGCACGCGCGGTTCACGGACAAGACGTCGGACTTCCTCGCGTACCTGAACCTGTGGGAGTACGTCACCGAGCAGCAGAAGGCGTTGTCCACCAACCAGTTCCGCCGGATGTGCCGCAACGAGTACCTGAACTACCTGCGCATCCGCGAATGGCAGGACATCTTCAGCCAGCTGCGTCAGCTCGCCAAACCGCTCGGCATCACCCTCAACACGGACGGCCCGGCCGATCCGCAACGTGTGCACACGTCGCTGATCGCCGGGCTGTTGTCGCATGTCGGTCTCAAGGATCCGGCCAAGGGTGACTATCTCGGCGCGCGCGGGGCGCGCTTCTCGGTCTTCCCGGGTTCGGCGCTGTTCAAGAAGCAGCCGCGGTTCGTGATGTCGGCCGAGCTCGTCGAAACCTCACGGCTGTGGGGCCGGGTCAACGCGCGGATCGAGCCGGAGTGGGTCGAGCCGCTCGCCGGGCACGTGGTGAAGCGGAACTATTCGGAGCCGCACTGGGAGCGCAAACAGGGCGCGGTGATGGCGCTCGAGAAGGTGACCCTGTACGGCGTTCCGCTCGTCGCCGACCGCCGCGTCAACTACGGCCGGATCGATCCCGAGGTGAGTCGCGAGCTGTTCATCCGGCACGCCCTCGTCGAGGGTGACTGGGAGACCCGGCACCACTTCTTCCGCGAGAACCGCGCGCTGCTCGAAGAGGTCGAGGACCTGGAGAACCGGGCCCGCCGCCGCGACATCCTGGTCGACGACGAGACGCTGTTCGAGTTCTACGACCAGCGCGTCCCGGCCGACGTCGTCTCCGCGCGGCATTTCGACAGCTGGTGGAAGAAGGCCCGGCACACCGAGCCCGACCTGCTGAGCTTCGAGAAGACGATGCTCATCAACGAGACCGCGGGCGGCGTGCGCGAGGCCGACTACCCCGACTTCTGGACCCAGGGCAGCCAGACCTTCAAGCTCACGTACCAGTTCGAGCCGGGGGCCGACGCGGACGGCGTCACCGTGCACGTCCCGCTGCCGGTGCTGAACCAGGTCACCCCGGACGGCTTCGACTGGCAGGTCCCCGGCCTGCGCGAAGAGCTGGTGACGCAGCTGATCAAGTCGCTGCCCAAGGCGATCCGCCGCAACTTCGTGCCGGCGCCCGACCACGCGAAACTGGTGCTGTCGCGGGTCGGCCCGGCCGACGGGCCGCTGCTGCACGTCGTCGCCGACGAGCTGGAAGCGTTACGCGGAGTGGTTATCCCCGACGACGCCTGGCAGCTGTCGGCGGTCCCCGACCATCTGAAGATGACCTTCCGCGTGGTCGACGTCCGCGGCAAGAAGGTCTCCGAGGGCAAGGACATCGACGCTCTCAAACGAGATCTGAGCGGTCAGGTGCGCGCGACGATCTCCAAGGCGGCGGACAGCATCGAGCGCGAGGGGCTGACGACGCCCGCGTTCGGTGAGCTGCCGAAGGTGTTCGCGAGCAAGCAACGCGGGCACGACGTCAAGGCGTATCCGGCGCTGGTCGACGAAGGCGGTTCCGTGGCGGTGCGGCTGCTGGACACGCCGGGCCAGCAGGAACAGTCGATGTGGGCGGGCACGCGGCGCATGCTGCGGCTGAACATCCCTTCGCCGATGAAGTTCATCACCCGCAATCTCGGCAACTCCTCGAAACTCGTGCTGAACCGGAATCCGCACGGCTCCGTGGCGGCGTTGCTCGAAGACTGTGTGGACTGCGCCGTCGACAAGCTCGTGGCCGACAACGGCGGACCGCGCTGGGACGAGGCCGGCTTCGCGGTCCTGCTGGAGAAGGTGCGTGCCGGGCTGAACGCCGGGGTGCTCGACGTGCTGACCAACGTCGAGAAGATCCTGCGCGCCGCGAACGACGTCGAAACGCGGCTGGCCGACACGCGTGGCCCGAAGGACTCGCTCGCTGACATCCGCGCGCAGCTGGACGGCTTGGTGCACAAGGGTTTCGTCACCGAGACCGGGCAGGACAGGCTGAAGCACGTCGTCCGGTATCTGCGGGGGATTGAACGGCGGCTGGAGAAACTCCCGACCGAGCCGACGCGCGACATCCAGCGCACCGGCGACATCGCCTGGCTCCGCAACGAGTACCAGGCGGCGCTGGACGCGCTGCCGCCGGGCACTTCTTCGCCCGCGCTGCGGGAGATCCGGTGGATGATCGAGGAACTGCGGGTCAGCTTCTTCGCCCAGACGCTCGGCACCGCCCACCCCGTCTCGCTGAAGCGCGTCATCAAGGCCCTGGACGACGCCGCCACCTCCCGCAATTAG
- a CDS encoding lactate 2-monooxygenase: MTERFGGYQNEIYLQGLGGTFPPCSTDATKLEESAREILEPGPFWYVAGSAGSGATARANREAFDRWRLVPRMLTGATERDLSTTVLGTPVPAPVLLAPVGVQSIVHEGAEPAAARAAASVGLPYIMSTASSTSIEDVAEASGEGPRWFQLYWPTDNEVCASILARAKAAGFTTLVVTLDTWTLAWRPNDLDHAYLPFIKGVGLGVPLSDPVFRGLLEKTPEEDPPTAILRWISMITGTDSTWDRLPFLREHWDGPIVLKGIQHPDDARRAVEAGMDGIVVSNHGGRQVDGAIASLDALPEIVAAVGDRLEILFDSGIRTGADIAKALALGAKAVLVGRPWVYGLAHAGEEGVRHVLRSLLADLDLTMGLSGHRTLADLTPASLRHL; encoded by the coding sequence GTGACCGAACGGTTCGGCGGCTACCAGAACGAGATCTACCTGCAGGGGCTCGGCGGGACCTTCCCGCCGTGCTCCACCGACGCCACGAAGCTGGAGGAGTCCGCGCGGGAGATCCTCGAGCCCGGACCGTTCTGGTACGTCGCGGGCTCGGCCGGATCGGGCGCCACCGCGCGGGCCAACCGAGAGGCGTTCGACCGCTGGCGCCTGGTGCCCCGGATGCTCACCGGCGCCACCGAACGCGATCTGTCGACGACGGTGCTGGGGACGCCGGTGCCCGCTCCGGTGCTGCTGGCGCCGGTCGGCGTCCAGTCGATCGTGCACGAGGGCGCCGAACCGGCGGCCGCGCGGGCCGCGGCGTCGGTCGGGCTGCCGTACATCATGTCGACGGCGTCGTCCACGAGCATCGAGGACGTCGCCGAAGCCAGTGGCGAGGGGCCGCGCTGGTTCCAGCTGTACTGGCCGACGGACAACGAGGTCTGCGCGAGCATCCTGGCGCGGGCGAAGGCCGCGGGCTTCACCACGCTAGTGGTCACGCTCGACACCTGGACCCTCGCGTGGCGCCCGAACGACCTCGACCACGCGTACCTGCCGTTCATCAAGGGGGTCGGGCTCGGTGTCCCGCTGAGCGACCCGGTGTTCCGCGGCCTGCTGGAGAAGACGCCGGAGGAGGATCCGCCCACCGCGATCCTGCGCTGGATCTCGATGATCACCGGCACCGACAGCACCTGGGACCGGCTCCCGTTCCTGCGCGAGCACTGGGACGGGCCGATCGTGCTCAAGGGCATCCAGCACCCCGACGACGCGCGCCGCGCCGTCGAGGCCGGGATGGACGGGATCGTCGTGTCCAACCACGGCGGCCGTCAGGTCGACGGCGCGATCGCGTCGCTCGACGCGCTCCCGGAGATCGTGGCCGCGGTCGGCGACCGGCTGGAGATCCTGTTCGACTCGGGCATCCGCACCGGTGCCGACATCGCCAAGGCGCTCGCGCTCGGGGCGAAGGCCGTGCTGGTGGGACGGCCGTGGGTGTACGGCCTGGCGCACGCGGGGGAGGAGGGCGTCCGGCACGTGCTGCGGAGCCTGCTCGCCGACCTCGACCTGACCATGGGCCTGTCCGGGCACCGGACCCTCGCCGATCTCACCCCGGCCTCCCTGCGGCACCTCTGA
- a CDS encoding cation:proton antiporter, protein MSSGHALLAVGGAFLAAGVIARAGARIGLPTIPLFMLAGFVFGPNTPGLSLVDDPAELGVLAGLGLVFLLFYLGLEFSLDDLAKGGRKLVWSGLIYLILNIGGGLAFGFLLGWGTREALVIAGAIGISSSAIVTKLLLEARRMTNPESRLIMGIIVIEDLFLALYLALLQPVLSGAGSFGSALADFGKAFAFLIVMAALARWGGRVVSKLFGSADDELLTVCFVGVAVMGAAVAEEVGVSDAIGAFMVGMMLGGSKVAPRIHKLVLPLRDAFGALFFFIFGLSIDPNAVGSVVVPVLIAVALTIVLNLGAGALAARVNGFDRQAGVNIGLTVLTRGEFSLVLAAMATAAGLDSRVAPFVAGYVLLLAVIGPVAVIRSEKLTWLLPASIVRGSTRRDEPARAT, encoded by the coding sequence ATGAGTTCCGGTCATGCCCTGCTGGCCGTCGGCGGGGCGTTCCTCGCCGCCGGTGTCATCGCCAGAGCGGGCGCCCGTATCGGGCTGCCGACCATTCCCCTGTTCATGCTGGCCGGTTTCGTCTTCGGCCCCAACACCCCCGGACTGTCCCTTGTGGACGATCCGGCCGAGCTCGGTGTGCTCGCCGGGCTCGGTCTCGTCTTCCTCCTGTTCTACCTCGGCCTCGAATTCTCCCTCGACGACCTGGCCAAAGGCGGGCGCAAACTCGTCTGGTCCGGGCTGATCTACCTGATCCTCAACATCGGCGGCGGGCTCGCGTTCGGCTTCCTGCTGGGCTGGGGCACCAGGGAGGCGCTGGTCATCGCCGGTGCCATCGGTATCTCGTCGTCGGCGATCGTCACCAAACTCCTGCTCGAAGCCCGCCGGATGACCAACCCCGAATCCCGGCTGATCATGGGCATCATCGTGATCGAGGACCTGTTCCTCGCGCTGTACCTGGCGCTGCTGCAGCCGGTGCTGTCCGGCGCCGGGAGCTTCGGTTCGGCGCTCGCCGACTTCGGGAAGGCCTTCGCGTTCCTGATCGTGATGGCCGCGCTCGCCCGCTGGGGTGGCCGGGTGGTGTCGAAGCTGTTCGGTTCGGCCGACGACGAGCTGCTCACCGTCTGCTTCGTCGGGGTGGCGGTGATGGGTGCCGCTGTCGCCGAAGAGGTCGGGGTGTCCGACGCGATCGGCGCGTTCATGGTCGGCATGATGCTCGGCGGTTCGAAGGTCGCGCCGCGTATCCACAAGCTGGTACTCCCGCTGCGGGACGCGTTCGGCGCGCTGTTCTTCTTCATCTTCGGGCTCAGCATCGACCCGAACGCGGTCGGCTCGGTGGTCGTGCCGGTGCTGATCGCGGTGGCGCTGACGATCGTGCTGAACCTCGGAGCCGGCGCGCTGGCCGCGCGCGTGAACGGCTTCGATCGCCAAGCCGGGGTGAACATCGGGCTCACCGTCCTCACCCGCGGCGAGTTCTCGCTCGTGCTCGCCGCGATGGCGACGGCCGCCGGGCTGGACTCGCGGGTCGCGCCGTTCGTCGCGGGCTACGTCCTCCTGCTGGCCGTGATCGGTCCAGTCGCGGTCATCCGCTCCGAGAAACTCACCTGGTTGCTACCGGCGAGTATTGTCCGAGGCTCGACCCGCCGCGACGAGCCGGCCAGGGCGACGTGA
- a CDS encoding GNAT family N-acetyltransferase: MIVRPAEPSEMDTVIDVLSEAFHEDPVSMWVFPGDERRAVALPIFHRAVVLGMLAVGGHVDVTGDLSAAALWAPGGDEDIDDEAFAGLTGEEIGRLAALFELMTEHAPGGEYHHAQFIGVRKNAQRQGIGARLLKYGLDRYGAVPAYLEASSAESAKLYRRLGFRDHGPAFAAEGGPPMLPMWREPSISL; this comes from the coding sequence ATGATCGTCCGGCCCGCCGAACCGTCCGAAATGGACACTGTGATCGATGTACTGTCCGAGGCCTTCCATGAAGACCCGGTGAGCATGTGGGTCTTTCCCGGTGACGAGCGCCGCGCGGTGGCGCTGCCGATCTTCCATCGGGCGGTCGTGCTGGGGATGCTCGCCGTCGGCGGCCACGTCGACGTCACCGGCGACCTGTCCGCCGCCGCGCTTTGGGCGCCCGGTGGTGACGAGGACATCGACGACGAAGCGTTCGCCGGGCTCACCGGGGAAGAAATCGGCAGGCTCGCGGCGTTGTTCGAGTTGATGACGGAGCACGCTCCCGGCGGCGAGTACCACCACGCCCAGTTCATCGGCGTCCGCAAGAACGCGCAACGGCAGGGGATCGGCGCACGGCTGCTGAAGTATGGGCTCGACCGGTACGGCGCGGTACCCGCGTATCTGGAGGCGAGCAGCGCGGAGAGCGCGAAACTGTACCGGCGGCTGGGTTTCCGCGATCACGGACCGGCTTTCGCGGCCGAGGGCGGGCCGCCGATGCTGCCCATGTGGCGGGAGCCGTCGATCAGTCTATAA
- a CDS encoding APC family permease, which produces MGTQRPRRGLGHRRLGAAQIVFFVVAAAGPLFAIAGGVPTNYAVTGSIGVPLSFLLLAPILGLFAVGYAAMSRYITNAGAFYPYVANGIGKSTGAGIAFVTLISYNAIQISIYGLFGWSVSTWLGTLTGSPPPWWLCALVMVLIIGALGVLRVDLNAKVLGVALCLEVAVVAVVDIALFANPAGGAVSWVPLEPSSLFTTGVGAVFAFSAAAFIGFEGAATYGEETREPSRTVGRATYAAIGLTAVLYVVSSLALAVGTGPDVIVTTAAAQGPDLLFTLAGEHLGETFSDVAYTLFVTGQCAALLSFHNAVARYFFALGREGLLPRSLAKTSKRTGAPVAGSLTQTALALVVVSLFAIAGRDPVTELFTWLGTTASTGVVVIMIAVSLSVIGFFKRRRDAENAWRRWIAPGAAMLALSAVLALILLNFDLLLGPAGTFLLRWGLPGLVVVAALAGFLRAEVLRTKDPETYAAIGGPLEVDEPVVLRAGR; this is translated from the coding sequence ATGGGTACGCAAAGACCGCGGCGCGGTCTCGGCCATCGACGGCTCGGAGCCGCGCAGATCGTGTTCTTCGTGGTGGCCGCGGCGGGGCCGCTCTTCGCCATCGCGGGCGGGGTCCCGACCAACTACGCGGTCACCGGCAGTATCGGGGTGCCGCTGTCGTTCCTCCTGCTCGCCCCGATCCTCGGATTGTTCGCGGTCGGCTACGCCGCGATGAGCCGCTACATCACCAACGCGGGCGCGTTCTACCCGTACGTCGCCAACGGGATCGGCAAATCCACCGGCGCCGGGATCGCGTTCGTCACGCTGATCTCCTACAACGCCATCCAGATCAGCATCTACGGACTGTTCGGCTGGTCGGTGTCGACCTGGCTGGGCACGCTCACCGGATCCCCGCCGCCGTGGTGGCTGTGCGCGCTGGTGATGGTGCTGATCATCGGCGCGCTCGGCGTCCTGCGGGTCGATCTCAACGCCAAGGTGCTCGGGGTGGCGCTCTGCCTCGAAGTCGCCGTCGTCGCGGTCGTCGACATCGCGTTGTTCGCGAACCCCGCCGGTGGCGCCGTTTCCTGGGTCCCGCTGGAGCCGTCGAGCCTGTTCACCACCGGTGTGGGCGCGGTGTTCGCGTTCTCCGCCGCCGCGTTCATCGGTTTCGAGGGCGCGGCGACCTACGGCGAGGAGACCCGGGAACCCAGCCGCACGGTCGGGCGTGCGACGTACGCGGCGATCGGGCTCACCGCGGTGCTGTACGTCGTCTCGTCACTCGCGCTGGCCGTGGGGACCGGGCCGGACGTCATCGTCACCACCGCCGCCGCGCAGGGCCCGGACCTGCTGTTCACCCTGGCGGGAGAACACCTCGGCGAGACGTTCTCCGATGTCGCGTACACGCTGTTCGTGACCGGCCAGTGCGCGGCGCTGCTGAGTTTCCACAACGCCGTCGCGCGGTACTTCTTCGCGCTGGGCAGGGAAGGGCTGCTGCCTCGCTCGCTGGCCAAGACCAGCAAGCGCACCGGCGCGCCGGTGGCGGGCTCGCTCACGCAGACGGCGCTGGCGCTGGTGGTCGTGTCGCTGTTCGCGATCGCGGGCCGTGATCCGGTGACCGAACTGTTCACCTGGCTCGGCACGACCGCGTCCACCGGTGTCGTGGTGATCATGATCGCCGTCTCGCTTTCGGTGATCGGCTTTTTCAAACGGCGCCGCGACGCCGAAAACGCCTGGCGCCGCTGGATCGCGCCGGGGGCGGCGATGCTCGCGCTGTCGGCCGTCCTCGCGCTGATCCTGCTCAACTTCGATCTGCTGCTCGGCCCGGCCGGGACGTTCCTGTTGCGCTGGGGTCTGCCCGGTCTCGTGGTCGTCGCCGCCCTTGCCGGTTTCCTGCGCGCGGAAGTGTTGCGGACCAAGGATCCTGAGACGTACGCCGCCATCGGCGGCCCGCTCGAAGTCGACGAGCCCGTCGTGCTGAGGGCGGGGCGATGA
- a CDS encoding GOLPH3/VPS74 family protein: MRRLTLVDSLFFLAHDEFTGKPALRGTGLGIGMAGSALCDLLLAERITVERKRIRPLSRRGLAHPPLDRVFSEILREPERHTVREWVGHLRHDLGATVADNLLAAGVIDRETDRMLMRKNHRYPPRDLLMSTAARSRVRTAVLGTDQPDPHSVCLALLAWTIGLDDFCEPELDRAGLRAWAGSTHRELPRALAELISGVDAVSAAVVYTGDRR; the protein is encoded by the coding sequence ATGCGTCGGCTGACCTTGGTCGATTCCCTGTTCTTCCTCGCCCACGACGAGTTCACCGGAAAACCCGCGCTGCGAGGCACGGGACTCGGCATCGGAATGGCCGGTTCCGCGCTCTGTGATCTCCTCCTCGCCGAGCGGATCACCGTGGAACGCAAACGAATCCGGCCGTTGTCGCGCCGCGGCCTCGCCCATCCCCCGCTGGATCGGGTGTTCTCGGAAATCCTCCGTGAACCCGAGCGGCACACCGTCCGGGAATGGGTCGGCCATCTCCGCCACGATCTCGGGGCAACGGTCGCGGACAACCTGCTCGCCGCGGGGGTGATCGACCGCGAAACAGACCGGATGCTCATGCGGAAGAATCACCGCTATCCGCCACGGGATCTGCTGATGTCGACGGCCGCGCGCAGCAGGGTGAGGACGGCCGTCCTCGGCACCGATCAGCCGGATCCGCATTCGGTCTGCCTCGCCCTGCTGGCCTGGACCATCGGGCTCGACGATTTCTGCGAACCGGAACTCGACCGCGCCGGCCTGCGGGCTTGGGCCGGGTCCACGCATCGGGAACTCCCGAGGGCGCTCGCCGAACTGATCTCGGGGGTGGACGCGGTGAGCGCCGCCGTCGTCTACACCGGCGACCGGCGCTGA